In bacterium, a genomic segment contains:
- the plsY gene encoding glycerol-3-phosphate 1-O-acyltransferase PlsY, protein MEASFLRGGLLVLFGYLLGSVPFGILVAKAFDRELDLRKAGSGNIGATNVARTLGKGAGVLTLLLDVGKGVLALALARRLLDPSAHLWFALVGGAVFLGHIFPVYLRFRGGKGVAVALGVVLFLSPETAFVLVVLFAAVLYFTRYVSLGSLCAAVGLPVAMAFLGRSRHYVTLSLLMSFLVIYTHRENIHRLLSGQESKFGPPPAE, encoded by the coding sequence ATGGAAGCATCCTTTCTGCGCGGCGGACTCCTCGTCCTCTTCGGCTACCTGCTCGGTTCCGTCCCGTTCGGCATCCTCGTGGCGAAGGCCTTCGACCGCGAGCTGGACCTGCGGAAGGCCGGTTCGGGGAACATCGGGGCGACGAACGTCGCGCGCACGCTCGGGAAAGGGGCGGGGGTCCTGACCCTCCTGCTCGACGTGGGAAAAGGGGTCCTCGCCCTCGCGCTCGCCCGGCGGCTCCTGGATCCGTCCGCCCACCTCTGGTTCGCCCTGGTCGGCGGGGCGGTGTTCCTGGGGCACATCTTCCCGGTCTATCTCCGTTTCCGGGGCGGGAAGGGCGTCGCGGTCGCGCTGGGCGTCGTGCTGTTCCTCTCCCCGGAGACCGCCTTCGTCCTCGTGGTCCTCTTCGCCGCCGTGCTCTACTTCACCCGGTACGTGTCGCTCGGGTCGCTGTGCGCCGCCGTCGGTCTTCCCGTCGCCATGGCGTTCCTCGGGAGGTCGCGGCATTACGTGACCCTTTCCCTCCTGATGTCGTTCCTCGTGATCTACACCCACCGCGAGAACATCCATCGCCTCCTCTCCGGCCAGGAGAGCAAGTTCGGACCGCCGCCCGCGGAGTAA
- a CDS encoding P-II family nitrogen regulator — translation MKKVEAIIKPFKLDEVKESLNDIGVQGMTVSEVKGFGRQKGHTELYRGAEYVVDFLPKIKLEIIVPDDLVAQVVELVEKSARTGRIGDGKIFVTNVEEVIRIRTGERGLDAI, via the coding sequence ATGAAAAAGGTCGAGGCGATCATCAAGCCGTTCAAGCTGGACGAGGTGAAGGAGTCCCTGAACGACATCGGAGTCCAGGGGATGACGGTTTCCGAGGTCAAGGGGTTCGGCCGCCAGAAGGGTCACACCGAGCTGTACCGGGGGGCGGAATACGTCGTCGATTTCCTGCCCAAGATCAAGCTCGAGATCATCGTTCCGGACGACCTGGTCGCCCAGGTGGTAGAGCTGGTCGAGAAGTCCGCCCGGACGGGCCGGATCGGCGACGGGAAGATCTTCGTCACCAACGTCGAGGAAGTCATCCGGATCCGCACCGGCGAGCGCGGACTCGACGCCATCTGA
- the glnA gene encoding type I glutamate--ammonia ligase has product MNAKEVLGFAKSKNIEMVDLKFMDFIGTWQHFAVPIYELKEDSFEDGFGFDGSSIRGWQPIHASDMLVIPDPETAVIDPFITRTTLSLICNIVDPITKENYTRDPRNIARKAEAYLRSTGIADTAYFGPEAEFFIFDDIRYGGGSNFGFYSIDSDEGTWNTGREENPNLGYKPRHKEGYFPVPPTDSQHDLRDEMVRVMEQVGLKVEAQHHEVATAGQAEIDLRFDTLVKVADALQWYKYICKNVARKAGKTVTFMPKPLFADNGSGKHTHQSLWKGGKPLFAGEEYGGMSKMALWYIGGILKHARALCAFSNPTMNSYKRLVPGFEAPVNLAYSSRNRSASVRIPMYSASPKTKRLEFRTPDPSCNGYLSFAAQLMAGLDGVQNKIDPGQPLDKDIYALSPEELANVPTTPGSLEESLKSLEEDHEFLLKGDVFTIDVIEKWIEYKIEAEVNPVKLRPHPHEFFLYFDC; this is encoded by the coding sequence ATGAACGCGAAGGAAGTCCTCGGTTTCGCAAAGAGCAAGAACATCGAGATGGTCGACCTGAAGTTCATGGATTTCATCGGCACCTGGCAGCACTTCGCGGTGCCCATCTACGAGCTGAAGGAGGACAGCTTCGAGGACGGGTTCGGCTTCGACGGATCGTCCATCCGCGGCTGGCAGCCGATCCACGCCTCCGACATGCTGGTGATCCCCGATCCCGAGACGGCCGTCATAGATCCGTTCATCACCCGGACGACGCTCTCGCTGATCTGCAACATCGTCGACCCGATCACCAAGGAGAACTACACCCGCGATCCCCGGAACATCGCGAGGAAGGCCGAGGCGTACCTGAGGTCGACCGGCATCGCGGACACGGCGTACTTCGGTCCGGAGGCGGAGTTCTTCATCTTCGACGACATCCGCTACGGCGGCGGGTCGAACTTCGGCTTCTACTCCATCGACTCCGACGAGGGGACCTGGAACACCGGGCGCGAGGAGAATCCGAACCTCGGCTACAAGCCGCGCCACAAGGAAGGGTACTTCCCCGTCCCGCCGACCGACTCGCAGCACGACCTGCGCGACGAGATGGTCCGCGTCATGGAGCAGGTGGGGCTGAAGGTCGAGGCGCAGCACCACGAGGTGGCCACCGCCGGACAGGCCGAGATCGACCTCCGGTTCGACACGCTGGTGAAGGTCGCCGACGCGCTGCAGTGGTACAAGTACATCTGCAAGAACGTCGCGCGGAAGGCCGGCAAGACCGTCACCTTCATGCCGAAGCCGCTCTTCGCCGACAACGGGTCCGGGAAGCACACGCACCAGTCCCTTTGGAAGGGCGGCAAGCCGCTCTTCGCCGGGGAGGAGTACGGCGGGATGTCGAAGATGGCCCTGTGGTACATCGGCGGGATCCTGAAGCACGCCAGGGCGCTCTGCGCGTTCAGCAACCCGACGATGAACTCCTACAAGCGGCTGGTGCCGGGCTTCGAGGCCCCCGTGAACCTCGCGTACTCGAGCCGGAACCGCTCCGCGTCGGTCCGGATCCCGATGTACTCCGCCTCCCCGAAGACGAAGCGCCTCGAGTTCCGCACGCCCGACCCGTCCTGCAACGGCTACCTTTCCTTCGCCGCGCAGCTCATGGCGGGGCTGGACGGCGTGCAGAACAAGATCGACCCGGGGCAGCCGCTCGACAAGGACATCTACGCGCTGTCGCCGGAGGAGCTGGCGAACGTGCCGACCACGCCGGGATCCCTCGAGGAGTCGCTCAAGTCGCTGGAGGAGGACCACGAGTTCCTGCTGAAGGGCGACGTGTTCACCATCGACGTGATCGAGAAGTGGATCGAGTACAAGATCGAGGCGGAGGTGAACCCCGTGAAGCTGCGGCCGCACCCGCACGAGTTCTTCCTCTACTTCGACTGCTGA
- a CDS encoding DUF4382 domain-containing protein: MNGMKRMFWIPLLLAALMAGCGGGSGSGASGTAQISLTDAPSTDETFDNVLITVKEVWFHKSDAAGPGEAGWLKFPLPSPRTVDLARLTDGAVSQILDRTLPVGNYQQIRILLADTNDNTWLSPFNNEVIVGGEAFPLRIPAPAHGIALVGHFRVTDGGTLRLAIDFDIGHDVVQVTRNGETEYILKPRLRYFDLDDAGAIRGQVDAATRSAGYNFVFKAEQKSGDGSRYVVKRFTGIRADNTFLLSFLPPGNYDVVLRGRGVETVIVRGVPVARGTVTDLGPAIGMPAGTEFYANTTTNPTGAWVNFYQTLDNAVTGVPEAPYEIRFRHVDPLTGSFHVPIALSNGPVHFGAYNSGSAISFQPVTPTEWAGGNAGFTAVADALLFQPTPFVPFDNTSAGPVFGGRMAVMAGTTPYTASGTISSFMGRSMTLDNNVIFVVHNGLVVDAYRNLNVPMAMGPGMHVAYSTQPLPGGFRGAFYGIDGLGWSASPPTFAVGVPGLANLRFGNDTSADFTMVKIF, from the coding sequence ATGAACGGGATGAAGCGGATGTTCTGGATTCCCCTGCTGTTGGCCGCCTTGATGGCGGGATGCGGCGGCGGAAGCGGTTCGGGCGCGAGCGGCACGGCGCAGATCTCCCTGACGGATGCGCCCTCCACCGACGAGACGTTCGACAACGTGCTCATCACGGTCAAGGAGGTCTGGTTCCACAAGAGCGACGCCGCGGGACCGGGCGAGGCCGGGTGGCTGAAATTCCCGCTGCCGTCCCCCCGGACCGTCGATCTCGCCCGCCTGACGGACGGGGCGGTATCGCAGATCCTGGACCGGACGCTCCCGGTGGGGAATTACCAGCAGATCCGCATCCTGCTCGCCGACACGAACGACAACACCTGGCTCTCCCCGTTCAACAACGAGGTCATCGTCGGCGGGGAAGCGTTCCCCTTGCGGATCCCGGCGCCGGCCCACGGCATCGCGCTGGTCGGCCACTTCCGGGTGACGGACGGCGGAACGCTTCGGCTGGCGATCGACTTCGACATCGGCCACGACGTGGTCCAGGTCACCCGGAACGGTGAGACCGAGTACATCCTCAAGCCGCGGCTGCGCTACTTCGACCTCGACGACGCCGGGGCCATCCGCGGCCAGGTCGACGCCGCGACCCGATCGGCGGGCTACAATTTCGTCTTCAAGGCCGAGCAGAAGAGCGGCGACGGCTCCCGGTACGTGGTGAAGCGGTTCACGGGCATCCGCGCCGACAACACGTTCCTTCTCTCCTTCCTCCCCCCCGGCAACTACGACGTGGTGCTGCGGGGACGGGGAGTCGAGACGGTGATCGTGCGCGGCGTTCCGGTGGCCCGGGGGACGGTTACGGACCTCGGCCCGGCGATCGGCATGCCGGCGGGGACGGAATTCTACGCGAACACGACGACCAACCCGACCGGGGCCTGGGTCAACTTCTACCAGACGCTCGACAACGCCGTGACCGGCGTCCCCGAGGCGCCGTACGAGATCCGGTTCCGGCACGTCGATCCCCTCACCGGATCGTTCCATGTGCCGATCGCCCTGTCGAACGGTCCGGTCCATTTCGGGGCGTACAATTCCGGGAGCGCGATCTCCTTCCAGCCGGTCACGCCGACCGAGTGGGCGGGCGGGAACGCCGGTTTCACGGCCGTCGCGGACGCCCTGCTGTTCCAGCCCACCCCGTTCGTCCCCTTCGACAACACGAGCGCGGGGCCCGTGTTCGGCGGGCGGATGGCCGTGATGGCGGGGACGACGCCTTACACCGCCTCGGGAACGATCTCCTCCTTCATGGGGCGGTCGATGACGCTCGACAACAACGTGATCTTCGTCGTCCACAACGGGCTCGTCGTGGACGCGTACCGGAACCTGAACGTGCCGATGGCGATGGGACCCGGGATGCACGTCGCGTACTCGACGCAACCGCTGCCGGGCGGCTTCCGGGGAGCGTTCTACGGGATCGACGGCCTCGGCTGGTCCGCATCGCCCCCGACCTTCGCCGTGGGGGTCCCCGGCCTGGCGAACCTGCGGTTCGGGAACGACACCTCGGCGGACTTCACGATGGTGAAGATCTTCTGA